The window AGCCTCCGGATCGGGTCCTTCCTGGCGTTTCCGCATCGCAGCGAACACTCTCGGGAAATATCTGTACGCCCACGCAAACTCGGTGACGATCCGTCTCAGATGCGAACTGCCCGTTTCCCCAATGCCGCCCCGCTTGACGGATTCTCCGCTCGAACGCTCGCTTGGCGTCAACCCAGCGTAGCCCTTCAGCTGTGCGGGCAAGCGGTCTCCTCAAAAACCAGCACGTACTCTTGGACCACCGCGTTTAGCGCAGGCAGGCCGAACTTGACTGTACGCAGCCAGGCAGCGTACTTGCTCCCAAAGCGCTTCGTGCCTTTCGGTTCAACCACTCCATCGCGCAGAAGAAGGAGTGTCCTGTATGGCTCGATACTTTACGGAGAACATAGGGGGTCGGGTTTTCGAAGTCGTGGCCCAGGATGACACCGGGCTATACAGTGGTGCGGTGTGCAAATTCGATGGCAATGACTCGGAGGTGAGGATGACGCGCCACAGAGGCCCTGAAATGCTATGGATTAAACTCCCTGAATGGCCGCAGCCGCGTGAAGTGTCGACGGCCAGCGTAGAGTAGCTTGAATGCATGCGCCGAGTGGAACGAAACCCCATATTCATGTTGACCCCATCT is drawn from Bacillota bacterium and contains these coding sequences:
- a CDS encoding IS110 family transposase, with translation MPAQLKGYAGLTPSERSSGESVKRGGIGETGSSHLRRIVTEFAWAYRYFPRVFAAMRKRQEGPDPEAQSIAY